Proteins from a single region of Anaerolineales bacterium:
- a CDS encoding M15 family metallopeptidase: MPLFVMFYVVIELLLGPPLDVLIDSENGLPPGYNPGLNAQAVRAIEELQEAADEQGITIEVNSGYRSFTYQAEVYTRENAEPGSDVSLFSALPGHSEHQLGTAFDVVWPGVVMGASDPRNDLLYAWLEENAHRFGFVLSYPYKRGDVWPYSNRFMPLVTAYIYEPWHLRFVGVELATSIFDAGYTDPNSPVLPQDFYQVWP; the protein is encoded by the coding sequence TTGCCGTTGTTCGTGATGTTCTACGTCGTAATCGAACTGCTTCTGGGTCCGCCGTTGGATGTGCTGATCGATTCCGAGAACGGCCTGCCGCCGGGATACAATCCGGGATTGAATGCCCAGGCCGTTCGTGCCATCGAAGAACTTCAAGAAGCGGCAGACGAGCAGGGGATAACGATCGAGGTTAATTCGGGGTACCGCAGTTTTACCTACCAGGCGGAAGTGTATACGCGTGAAAATGCGGAGCCTGGATCAGATGTGAGCTTGTTCTCTGCGCTGCCCGGGCACAGCGAGCATCAGCTGGGTACGGCGTTCGACGTCGTCTGGCCGGGTGTGGTCATGGGTGCCAGCGATCCTCGCAACGACCTTTTGTATGCCTGGTTGGAAGAAAACGCGCACCGATTCGGATTCGTTCTCAGTTATCCCTACAAACGCGGCGATGTGTGGCCGTATTCCAACCGTTTCATGCCGCTCGTCACGGCATACATCTACGAGCCGTGGCATCTCCGTTTCGTGGGCGTCGAACTGGCGACTTCCATATTCGATGCAGGATATACCGACCCGAACAGTCCCGTTCTCCCTCAAGATTTCTACCAGGTCTGGCCGTAG